The Labeo rohita strain BAU-BD-2019 chromosome 19, IGBB_LRoh.1.0, whole genome shotgun sequence genome window below encodes:
- the nfe2l3 gene encoding nuclear factor erythroid 2-related factor 3 — MHHMKKYFTEGLIQFTILLSLIGVRVDVDTYLSGYFSPLIETDGGPSSAFIQTPFHHYRDTAEGHQVHPKCPELDYFFTSRRLLNEVRALGSPARFPTRVSAWLVHLVPDDGSDVGEPHDLSGDPGDEETNAENHREEDDRRAGEGCGLSGSQDCTVSRPCCATGELSKEETLLNQVNEEEDEVKDERGQEETSPASLNQLTQSSALEQEDLLGSNTLPPPLSGLELPPRWQDFLSEFDDFDSMVPQRMSDLEAELPNPISYDVSLQDAMVTGGDSANSRPTSSRTPLFRLESTNSSHSDPSRSSAGALPSSLFCLSGNSSRNETSPSQIGGYLDEAVFDQINMLDLGNLGTIDPQMLDGMQGDMDAPWLEDSDSGLSLESSSRSPASPSSSSDSFCEDEGGATGYSSEVESLSSKGGACAAAYRGWSPMNLMENIWHDHTYSTSQAENSTSSSWFTAIKQEVMSEDETEPEEMSRDERRVQSLGLPFSAFQIVNMPVENFLELLDSQNLSGSEVTLLRDVRRRGKNKLAAQNCRKRKLDAIVSLQGEVEGLSVQRDTLLRQRSHTAKALSAAAERFETLSRTVLSQLRDEYGHPLNPEHYTLHCSANGRVMVQPRTNTTSRTMTSSKTVKRKKDKKP, encoded by the exons ATGCACCACATGAAGAAATATTTCACCGAGGGACTCATTCAGTTTACGATTCTGCTGAGTTTGATAGGAGTTCGCGTGGATGTCGACACCTATTTGAGCGGCTACTTCTCGCCGTTGATAGAAACAGACGGAGGGCCGAGCTCGGCTTTCATACAGACCCCGTTTCACCACTACCGAGACACTGCGGAAGGCCATCAGGTGCATCCGAAATGTCCCGAACTGGACTATTTTTTCACCAGCCGCAGGCTGCTGAATGAAGTGCGTGCGCTCGGGTCCCCGGCCCGCTTCCCCACGCGTGTCAGCGCATGGCTGGTGCACCTGGTGCCTGATGATGGTTCTGATGTGGGTGAGCCACACGACCTGTCAGGGGACCCTGGTGACGAGGAGACAAATGCCGAAAATCACCGGGAAGAGGATGATCGCAGGGCTGGAGAGGGCTGCGGACTGTCAGGTTCTCAGGATTGCACTGTTTCAAGGCCTTGCTGTGCAACTGGAGAACTTTCCAAAGAG GAAACTTTACTGAACCAAGTCAATGAGGAGGAGGATGAGGTGAAAGACGAGAGAGGGCAGGAGGAAACCAGCCCTGCTTCACTGAACCAGCTGACTCAGAGTTCTGCATTGGAGCAAGAG GATTTGCTGGGTAGCAATACCCTTCCTCCACCACTTTCTGGGCTTGAGCTTCCTCCGCGGTGGCAAGACTTCCTCTCTGAATTTGAT GATTTTGACTCCATGGTCCCCCAACGCATGTCCGACTTAGAAGCTGAACTTCCTAATCCCATCAGCTATGACGTAAGCCTTCAAGATGCAATGGTAACCGGAGGAGATTCAGCTAATTCCAGGCCCACGTCGTCCCGAACGCCTCTCTTCCGTCTGGAGTCCACTAACTCCTCTCACTCAGACCCGTCTCGGAGCTCAGCAGGGGCACTTCCTTCATCGCTCTTCTGTTTGTCTGGGAACAGCTCTCGTAATGAAACCTCCCCTTCACAGATAGGAGGCTATCTAGATGAGGCTGTTTTTGACCAGATCAACATGTTGGATCTAGGTAATCTCGGTACGATCGACCCTCAGATGCTGGACGGCATGCAAGGGGACATGGACGCTCCATGGCTTGAGGATTCAGACTCTGGCCTGTCTTTGGAGAGCAGTTCAAGGAGCCCCGCTTCCCCGTCTTCATCGTCCGATTCATTTTGTGAGGATGAGGGTGGAGCTACAGGCTACAGCAGTGAAGTGGAGTCTCTTTCTTCAAAAGGCGGAGCTTGTGCGGCTGCTTACCGTGGTTGGTCACCTATGAACCTTATGGAAAACATCTGGCACGATCATACCTATTCAACCTCACAGGCTGAAAATTCCACATCATCTAGCTGGTTCACGGCTATCAAACAGGAAGTGATGAGCGAAGATGAGACCGAACCAGAAGAGATGAGTCGCGACGAGCGTCGGGTGCAGTCATTGGGTCTTCCGTTTTCAGCCTTTCAGATTGTCAACATGCCTGTTGAAAACTTCCTAGAGCTGCTGGACAGCCAGAATCTGTCAGGATCAGAAGTCACGCTCTTGCGCGACGTGCGCAGAAGAGGTAAAAACAAGCTTGCCGCACAGAATTGCCGCAAGAGAAAGCTGGATGCTATCGTGTCCCTGCAGGGTGAAGTTGAGGGCCTGTCGGTGCAGCGGGACACTCTCCTGCGCCAGAGATCCCACACAGCCAAAGCACTTTCTGCTGCTGCAGAGCGCTTCGAAACGCTCTCGCGGACTGTTTTGAGCCAACTTCGGGATGAATACGGACATCCGCTGAACCCTGAGCATTACACACTGCACTGCAGTGCTAACGGACGGGTGATGGTTCAGCCTCGCACAAACACGACTTCAAGGACAATGACAAGTAGCAAGACAGTGAAGAGAAAGAAGGACAAGAAACCCTAA